A stretch of the Rhizobium sullae genome encodes the following:
- a CDS encoding LacI family DNA-binding transcriptional regulator produces the protein MADRDKGPSRVTSFDVARVAGVSRAAVSRAFTPDASVSPKTREKVYQAAKELGYRVNYLARGLTNKRSDLVGVVAAGLDNPFRTLQIEHLARTLISRNFRPILLPTSKEADTSTVIGHLLHYAVSGVIVTSDAPPTEICEQCAAEGVPIVLINKGDDIPFVDRIISDDRTAGHLAADHLIDQGAKRLAAIAASSVSYTARRRSEAFLARCRERGLEAQLFTVAMNDYRSGFEAASEIASFGIDGVFCANDYMACGVIDRLMSGRGREDVPATRVIGHDDIPQASWAAYELTTIRQPCDLQAEQAIGLLISRMAKPGMMARVEFTPVSLIKRRTA, from the coding sequence TTGGCAGACAGAGATAAAGGACCAAGCAGAGTAACGTCCTTCGACGTGGCGCGCGTGGCCGGCGTCTCGCGCGCTGCCGTATCGCGCGCCTTCACGCCGGATGCGAGCGTCTCCCCGAAGACCCGCGAAAAGGTCTATCAGGCCGCCAAGGAGCTGGGCTACCGCGTCAACTATCTCGCGCGCGGCCTGACGAACAAGCGCTCCGATCTTGTCGGCGTCGTCGCGGCCGGGCTCGACAATCCGTTCCGCACCCTTCAGATCGAGCATCTCGCGCGCACGCTCATTTCCCGCAATTTCCGTCCAATCCTGCTGCCGACCTCGAAGGAGGCGGATACGTCGACCGTCATCGGCCACCTTCTGCATTATGCCGTCTCCGGCGTTATCGTGACATCGGACGCGCCACCGACGGAGATCTGCGAGCAGTGTGCCGCCGAGGGCGTACCGATCGTGTTGATTAACAAGGGCGACGACATTCCCTTCGTCGACCGTATCATTTCCGATGACCGCACCGCTGGACATCTGGCCGCCGACCACCTGATCGATCAAGGCGCCAAGCGCCTCGCCGCGATCGCCGCGTCCTCCGTCTCCTACACGGCACGCCGCCGCAGCGAGGCCTTTCTTGCGCGCTGCCGTGAGCGCGGCCTCGAGGCACAGCTATTCACAGTCGCCATGAATGACTATCGAAGCGGCTTCGAGGCGGCATCCGAGATTGCCTCCTTCGGTATCGACGGCGTCTTCTGCGCCAACGACTACATGGCCTGCGGCGTGATCGACCGGCTGATGTCGGGCCGTGGCCGCGAAGATGTGCCCGCCACGCGCGTGATCGGCCATGATGATATCCCCCAGGCGAGCTGGGCCGCCTATGAGCTCACCACCATCCGCCAGCCCTGCGACCTGCAGGCCGAACAGGCCATCGGCCTGCTGATCAGCCGGATGGCCAAGCCTGGCATGATGGCGCGCGTAGAATTCACGCCCGTTTCGCTGATCAAGAGAAGGACTGCCTGA
- a CDS encoding DMT family transporter, whose amino-acid sequence MAPLLFILTVLIWGTTWYAIKLQVGIVPAEVSILYRFALAAILLLGLLALRRRLAPPPFQHWLTVGAQGLCLFCCNFLCFYYAAGMLPSGIVSVVFAMATLFNAANGWLLHGNRPSGRVILAGAVGLFGLMLLFADELRALGTAPQGGLGLLLALAGTYCFSLGNFLSARHQTLGLDLPSTTAYAMVCGVAALGVLVLARGLPLTFDPSPAYTAALLYLAIPGSVIGFLAYLALVGQWGPARASYATVLFPLVALTVSTVFEGYVWTAEAVLGLIFALGGNVIMFGKPIRLQRTVQARQS is encoded by the coding sequence ATGGCGCCGCTTCTCTTCATTCTCACCGTTCTTATCTGGGGCACGACCTGGTATGCGATCAAGCTGCAGGTCGGCATCGTGCCCGCCGAGGTCTCGATCCTCTACCGTTTCGCGCTCGCAGCCATTCTGCTGCTTGGATTGCTGGCGCTTCGCCGGCGCCTGGCGCCACCGCCATTTCAGCATTGGCTGACGGTCGGCGCTCAGGGCCTTTGCCTGTTCTGCTGCAATTTTCTCTGCTTCTATTATGCCGCCGGCATGCTGCCGAGTGGCATCGTCTCAGTCGTTTTTGCGATGGCAACCCTATTTAACGCGGCGAATGGTTGGCTCTTGCACGGAAATCGCCCGAGTGGACGCGTGATATTGGCAGGCGCGGTTGGGCTTTTCGGCCTGATGCTTCTTTTTGCAGACGAGTTGCGCGCCCTTGGCACTGCGCCTCAGGGCGGACTTGGCCTGCTGCTGGCACTTGCCGGCACCTATTGCTTCTCGCTCGGAAATTTCCTCTCCGCTCGCCATCAGACGCTGGGTCTCGATCTCCCATCGACGACGGCCTATGCGATGGTCTGCGGCGTGGCGGCGCTGGGCGTCCTCGTGCTTGCCCGCGGGCTGCCTCTCACCTTCGATCCATCGCCGGCCTACACGGCCGCGCTGCTCTATCTCGCCATTCCGGGAAGTGTCATCGGCTTCCTCGCCTATCTGGCGCTGGTTGGCCAATGGGGCCCGGCGCGAGCCTCCTATGCGACAGTGCTGTTTCCGCTCGTCGCCTTGACGGTCTCGACGGTCTTCGAAGGCTATGTCTGGACCGCCGAGGCCGTGCTCGGCCTCATCTTCGCGCTCGGCGGCAACGTCATCATGTTCGGCAAGCCCATCCGGCTGCAGCGAACCGTGCAAGCAAGACAGTCGTGA
- a CDS encoding ABC transporter ATP-binding protein → MRILLDNFSKSFGATKVIENMNLEVAHGEMLALLGPSGCGKSTTLFAVCGIHRPTGGRILFGDRDVTDLPSQVRNVGVVFQSYALYPHMTVAENIGFPLKVKGMASADIGREADRIAALVQIGNLMGRRPSELSGGQQQRVALARALIRKPDVLLLDEPLANLDAKLRLEMRSEIRRIQRETGITAILVTHDQVEAMSMCDRIAIMKEGEIVQIATPAEMYNDPRTAFVASFLGNPPITFLHGVAAEGFFSIPGSQIRIPLPVSAAAADGTKLMLGVRPEHYNPAGDVPVIGIVNFAETQGRENLYDVQLAQGPLLRSVQPVRHDIRIGDEVTWAIDSRNVLVFDESGRRL, encoded by the coding sequence ATGCGTATCCTCCTCGACAACTTCTCGAAGAGCTTCGGCGCTACCAAGGTTATCGAAAACATGAACCTGGAAGTGGCGCATGGCGAGATGCTGGCCCTGCTCGGCCCTTCGGGCTGCGGCAAGTCGACGACGCTTTTCGCCGTCTGCGGCATCCATCGCCCGACCGGCGGCCGCATCCTCTTCGGCGACCGCGATGTGACGGATCTCCCAAGCCAGGTGCGCAATGTTGGCGTCGTCTTCCAGTCCTACGCGCTCTATCCGCACATGACGGTTGCCGAAAACATCGGCTTTCCGCTGAAGGTCAAGGGAATGGCCTCGGCCGATATCGGCAGGGAAGCCGACCGCATCGCCGCTCTCGTGCAGATAGGAAACCTGATGGGCCGCCGCCCCTCCGAGCTTTCGGGGGGACAGCAGCAGCGCGTGGCACTCGCCCGGGCGTTGATCCGCAAGCCGGACGTCCTGCTTCTCGACGAACCGCTCGCCAATCTCGACGCAAAGCTGCGGCTGGAGATGCGTTCGGAAATCCGCCGCATCCAGCGCGAGACGGGCATCACCGCGATCCTGGTCACCCACGACCAGGTGGAAGCCATGAGCATGTGCGATCGCATCGCCATCATGAAAGAAGGTGAGATCGTACAGATCGCCACACCGGCGGAGATGTATAACGACCCGCGCACCGCCTTCGTCGCCAGCTTCCTTGGAAATCCGCCGATCACCTTCCTGCACGGCGTGGCGGCAGAAGGTTTCTTCTCCATCCCAGGCAGCCAAATCAGGATTCCGCTTCCCGTTTCGGCCGCCGCCGCCGACGGGACAAAGCTGATGCTCGGCGTGCGGCCGGAGCACTACAATCCGGCGGGTGACGTGCCGGTCATAGGCATCGTGAACTTCGCCGAAACGCAAGGCCGTGAAAACCTCTATGACGTACAGCTTGCCCAAGGACCGCTGCTGCGCTCCGTCCAGCCGGTCCGCCACGACATCAGGATCGGCGACGAGGTCACCTGGGCAATCGACAGCCGCAACGTGCTCGTTTTCGACGAAAGCGGACGGAGGCTCTGA
- a CDS encoding sulfatase — protein sequence MKTVFVLFDSLNRHMLGCYGGSRIPTPNFDRLAGRSMVYDKHYVGSLPCMPARRDLLTGRLTFLHRSWGPLEPFDNAFPELLKEKGVHSHLVTDHYHYWEDGGATYHNRYSTFEFVRGQESDPWKALVQPHWERLREKYHEAQTGGGPISKYGPYMINREFIKQEKDFPSVQCFAHGLEFLDLNRKADDWLLQIETFDPHEPFFAPERFKEPFRTGWNGPIRDWPRYGRLEELPEEADELRANYYAIVSLCDFLLGQLLDDFDTHDMWKDTTLIVTTDHGFLLGEHDFWAKNRMNMYQEIVQIPLFIHDPRRPGAGRIDRLTQSIDVGPTFLDIFGVDAPPETEGESLLKPNSKDAVIFGYFGGAVNVTDGRYTYHRFPADPLKQDIYQYTVMPTHITRPFTPEELSRATLSKPFSWTKDVPLLRVPVTERSPMFNNYGPGALLEKQTRLYDLATDPGQEAPLEDPALELRMLELMKARMRSNDAPAEAFKRLEL from the coding sequence ATGAAGACCGTCTTTGTTCTCTTCGATTCCCTCAATCGCCATATGCTTGGCTGCTACGGCGGATCTCGAATACCAACGCCGAATTTTGATCGCCTCGCCGGACGCTCGATGGTCTATGACAAGCATTATGTGGGCTCGCTGCCCTGCATGCCCGCACGGCGGGATCTTCTGACAGGACGTCTGACTTTCCTGCATCGCAGTTGGGGGCCACTCGAACCGTTTGACAATGCCTTTCCCGAGCTTCTCAAGGAGAAGGGCGTGCATAGCCACCTGGTCACCGATCACTACCATTATTGGGAAGACGGCGGCGCGACTTATCATAATCGGTATTCGACGTTCGAGTTCGTGCGAGGTCAGGAGTCGGATCCGTGGAAGGCACTGGTGCAGCCTCATTGGGAGCGCCTTCGGGAGAAATATCACGAAGCACAGACCGGCGGCGGCCCGATCAGCAAGTATGGGCCGTACATGATCAATCGAGAGTTCATCAAGCAGGAAAAGGACTTTCCCTCCGTACAGTGCTTTGCGCATGGTTTGGAGTTTCTCGACCTCAATCGAAAGGCCGACGACTGGTTACTCCAGATCGAAACATTCGATCCGCACGAACCTTTTTTCGCGCCGGAGCGCTTCAAGGAACCCTTCAGAACCGGATGGAACGGGCCGATCCGTGACTGGCCTCGCTATGGACGACTTGAGGAGCTGCCGGAGGAAGCTGATGAACTGAGAGCAAACTACTACGCAATCGTGTCGCTATGCGACTTTCTGCTCGGCCAGTTGCTCGACGACTTCGATACGCACGATATGTGGAAAGACACGACCCTGATCGTCACAACCGATCACGGGTTTCTTCTCGGAGAGCACGATTTCTGGGCCAAGAACCGTATGAACATGTACCAAGAGATCGTACAAATCCCCTTGTTCATCCATGATCCGCGCAGACCTGGTGCTGGAAGGATCGACCGGCTAACCCAGTCGATCGACGTGGGGCCGACATTTCTCGATATCTTCGGTGTAGATGCCCCGCCTGAAACGGAAGGGGAGTCGCTGCTGAAGCCGAATTCCAAGGATGCCGTTATCTTTGGCTATTTTGGCGGCGCGGTCAACGTAACCGATGGCCGTTATACCTACCATAGGTTTCCAGCAGATCCTCTGAAACAGGATATCTATCAGTATACGGTTATGCCTACGCACATAACGAGACCATTCACGCCGGAAGAACTATCGCGGGCGACGTTAAGCAAGCCGTTTTCGTGGACCAAGGATGTTCCTCTGCTGCGGGTACCGGTGACCGAACGATCGCCGATGTTCAACAACTACGGGCCTGGAGCGCTGCTTGAGAAGCAAACGCGTCTCTATGATCTGGCGACCGATCCCGGACAAGAGGCGCCCCTTGAAGATCCAGCGCTGGAACTGCGGATGCTTGAGCTGATGAAGGCCCGGATGCGATCAAACGATGCGCCTGCCGAGGCTTTCAAGCGCCTCGAATTATAA
- a CDS encoding class I SAM-dependent methyltransferase, protein MYNPLVQQTQTINRDLSIADTRPYALGYTKREFSRLELQGALLHELTEDVLRCAGIGPGMRVLDIGCGVGDVSILAGKLVGPKGLVLGIDRSADAIDIADRRATEAGQCYWTRFATAELDTFYCDELFDAVIGRLILMYLPDPAATLRRLARFLRPGGVVAFQELAMPLARSVPEGPLFSQCRDWIVGTIERAGFETDMGGKLPMTFAAAGLPAPQMNFAGIIGGGPDSLIYNYIAETVRSLLPAAERVGVTAAAEVEIDTLAERLRGEAVERQACFMPATFVGAWATTAM, encoded by the coding sequence ATGTACAATCCGCTTGTCCAACAGACACAGACGATCAACCGCGATCTGAGCATTGCGGATACCCGCCCTTATGCACTGGGCTACACGAAACGCGAATTCAGTCGGCTGGAGCTGCAGGGAGCGCTCCTTCACGAGCTCACGGAAGATGTCCTGCGCTGCGCCGGGATAGGACCCGGCATGCGCGTACTGGATATCGGCTGCGGCGTCGGCGACGTGTCCATACTGGCCGGAAAGCTGGTCGGCCCAAAGGGATTGGTGCTCGGCATCGACCGTTCGGCAGATGCCATCGATATCGCAGACCGGCGAGCGACCGAAGCTGGGCAATGCTACTGGACACGCTTTGCGACGGCTGAGCTCGACACGTTCTACTGCGACGAACTCTTCGATGCGGTGATCGGACGATTGATCCTGATGTATCTCCCCGATCCGGCTGCAACCCTGCGCAGGCTCGCGAGGTTTCTTCGGCCAGGTGGCGTTGTCGCCTTCCAGGAACTGGCGATGCCGCTCGCCCGCAGTGTTCCCGAGGGGCCGCTTTTCAGCCAATGCCGCGATTGGATCGTCGGCACCATCGAGCGGGCTGGTTTCGAAACCGATATGGGTGGCAAGCTGCCGATGACCTTTGCCGCTGCCGGGCTGCCCGCACCGCAAATGAATTTCGCCGGCATCATCGGCGGCGGGCCGGATTCGCTGATCTACAACTACATCGCAGAAACTGTACGCAGCTTGCTGCCGGCCGCTGAACGCGTCGGTGTTACGGCCGCCGCCGAGGTTGAGATCGACACTCTGGCCGAACGGTTGCGCGGGGAAGCCGTCGAACGGCAGGCATGCTTCATGCCCGCGACTTTCGTTGGCGCCTGGGCGACCACAGCCATGTGA
- a CDS encoding carbohydrate ABC transporter permease, translating to MAEKSQPSANYRIWPVILALTIVSLPLVLMYAYLFIDTITDKQPAALMPDTLTLRHWTFLWQTPPGKPNIWLVTLNTLIFTVSTTTVVLLVSSMAGYVLSRLNVPARGFFLAGVMVLHAFPSVTLIIAIFIVLQMVGLYNSLIGVILVKAAIDLPLGIWLMKGFYDSVPWEIEMAGVVDGASRFRVWRSLVLPQVRPAIMALGLFSFLSSWGEFILPQVLAPGSQVQVLSVYLSALIADDNNFDFGTFKAVGVFYVIPVLLLYGFFHKYLMNIYGGGSKG from the coding sequence ATGGCGGAGAAATCGCAACCCTCGGCAAACTACCGCATCTGGCCGGTCATCCTGGCGCTCACTATCGTCAGCCTGCCGCTGGTGCTCATGTATGCCTATCTCTTCATCGATACGATCACCGACAAGCAACCGGCGGCTCTGATGCCGGATACGCTCACCCTGCGGCACTGGACATTCCTCTGGCAGACCCCGCCTGGAAAGCCGAATATCTGGCTGGTGACGCTGAACACGCTGATCTTCACGGTGAGCACGACCACGGTCGTACTCCTCGTCTCCTCCATGGCCGGCTATGTGCTGTCGCGGCTGAACGTGCCCGCCCGCGGCTTCTTCCTTGCGGGGGTCATGGTGCTGCACGCCTTCCCGTCGGTTACGCTCATCATCGCGATCTTCATCGTGCTGCAGATGGTCGGCCTCTATAATTCATTGATCGGTGTCATCCTTGTGAAGGCTGCGATCGACCTGCCGCTCGGCATATGGCTGATGAAAGGCTTCTACGACAGCGTGCCCTGGGAGATAGAGATGGCAGGCGTCGTCGACGGCGCCTCGCGCTTCCGCGTCTGGCGCAGCCTCGTGCTGCCGCAGGTGCGCCCCGCGATTATGGCGCTGGGGCTTTTCTCCTTCCTTTCGAGCTGGGGGGAATTCATCCTGCCGCAGGTCTTGGCGCCGGGCAGTCAGGTGCAGGTACTGTCGGTCTATCTTTCGGCGCTGATTGCCGACGACAACAATTTCGACTTCGGCACCTTTAAGGCTGTGGGCGTTTTCTACGTGATCCCGGTGCTTTTGCTTTACGGCTTCTTCCACAAATATCTCATGAATATCTACGGTGGCGGGAGCAAAGGCTGA
- a CDS encoding inositol monophosphatase family protein produces MSSAFDSSVLEARAAAAIEIARRVGREAARFRTEMGSGLKVENKGLQDFVTVADRNAERAIRDGLLARFPQDTFMGEETGGRAGSAGTWVVDPIDGTTNYIRGFRHWGVSIAFCAEGRLEIGVVYDAAKDSVVSAIRGRGAFREGALILAAATNDPANAICILGHSRKTSFDEHLAVSRRLHERGMDYRRMGAAAIDLLRVAEGAADLYYERHLNAWDMLAGALIASEAGAKVVMPALSALLSEGGPVVAYSPGLAREFEFILEIEGLAPMADRSDF; encoded by the coding sequence ATGAGTTCCGCATTCGATTCCTCCGTCCTTGAGGCCCGTGCCGCGGCTGCGATAGAGATCGCCCGTCGCGTCGGCCGCGAGGCAGCCCGCTTCCGCACGGAAATGGGTTCGGGATTGAAGGTCGAGAATAAGGGCCTGCAGGATTTCGTCACCGTCGCCGACCGCAATGCCGAGCGGGCCATTCGCGACGGGCTGCTTGCGCGGTTTCCGCAGGACACCTTCATGGGGGAGGAAACCGGCGGCCGAGCCGGCAGCGCCGGAACCTGGGTGGTCGACCCGATCGACGGCACGACGAACTACATCCGCGGCTTCCGCCACTGGGGCGTATCGATCGCCTTCTGCGCCGAAGGCCGCCTGGAGATCGGCGTGGTTTACGACGCCGCCAAGGATTCCGTTGTCTCGGCGATCCGCGGCAGGGGCGCCTTTCGCGAGGGGGCGCTCATTCTTGCCGCAGCGACGAACGATCCGGCCAATGCCATTTGCATCCTCGGCCATTCGCGCAAGACAAGCTTCGACGAACACCTTGCCGTTTCCCGGCGCCTGCATGAGCGCGGCATGGATTACCGCCGCATGGGCGCGGCGGCGATCGACCTTCTGCGTGTCGCAGAGGGTGCTGCCGACCTCTATTACGAGCGGCATCTGAACGCATGGGACATGCTCGCGGGCGCGTTGATCGCTTCTGAAGCGGGCGCGAAGGTCGTCATGCCTGCATTGTCGGCGCTTCTGTCCGAAGGCGGCCCTGTCGTCGCCTATTCGCCAGGGCTTGCCCGGGAATTCGAATTCATCCTGGAGATCGAGGGCCTGGCGCCAATGGCGGACCGGTCAGACTTCTAG
- a CDS encoding glycerophosphodiester phosphodiesterase produces the protein MQRDFTSFFERFGWPKDKGTLPFCIGHRGASGHARENTLAAFRLAAELGAEMWELDTQLTKDGVVVVSHDDHLQRVFGVDKRISQMTATELAALDGVDVPAIEEVAALGSETGTGLYIELKAPGSGLRCWQHLMEKGERFACLGSFDTAQVRELREAGCDYPLSVLVRVGDNPNAVGDEAGADILHLCWERAGERPQDLVTPALMDRAFSAGREIVLWHEERRPILDEIMKLPVLGICTDLPDMMRTMSGGEGKFGRQR, from the coding sequence ATGCAGCGCGACTTTACGTCCTTCTTCGAACGCTTCGGCTGGCCCAAAGACAAAGGCACCCTGCCCTTCTGCATCGGCCATCGCGGCGCAAGCGGGCATGCCCGCGAAAACACGCTTGCTGCCTTCCGGCTCGCGGCGGAACTCGGCGCGGAAATGTGGGAGCTTGACACGCAGTTGACCAAGGACGGCGTCGTCGTCGTCTCCCATGACGACCATCTCCAACGCGTCTTCGGCGTGGACAAGCGTATTTCGCAGATGACCGCGACCGAGCTTGCGGCGCTGGACGGCGTCGACGTACCGGCCATCGAGGAGGTCGCCGCCCTTGGCAGTGAGACCGGAACCGGGCTCTACATCGAATTGAAGGCTCCGGGAAGCGGCCTCCGCTGCTGGCAGCACCTGATGGAAAAGGGCGAGCGCTTCGCGTGCCTCGGCTCCTTCGACACCGCACAGGTCCGCGAGCTTCGCGAGGCGGGCTGCGACTACCCGCTCTCGGTGCTCGTTCGCGTCGGCGATAATCCAAATGCCGTCGGCGACGAGGCGGGTGCTGACATCCTGCACCTCTGCTGGGAGCGCGCCGGCGAGCGGCCACAGGATCTGGTCACGCCGGCGCTGATGGACCGCGCCTTCTCAGCAGGCCGCGAGATCGTTCTGTGGCATGAGGAAAGACGGCCGATCCTCGATGAGATAATGAAGCTACCGGTGCTCGGCATCTGCACGGATCTGCCGGACATGATGCGCACCATGTCTGGTGGGGAAGGAAAATTTGGCAGACAGAGATAA
- a CDS encoding helix-turn-helix domain-containing protein, which translates to MQTRSISSALEGVGAKLLRQVDLGGGLAIAQWRNFANSRLSYRDPGHHTVSLYLDGSVRRMDNGQTGIGSSGALCLLPADGDSAWHVLRDVYFCHIYISQSRFQRLAGEVFDRDSRTLTLPDLSFFSDGFVADIINRAILPNNWSESANRLLLAQAADLILLEVLRKNGPVRSSSLLLQGGLSPHVLKRIVQLIDADLAGDLSLDRLAAEAGLSSYHFARMFKATTGQTPHRFVQERRLAVAYEFVRAGKASITEIAAACGFSTPAHFAASFKAKFGTSPSAIRL; encoded by the coding sequence ATGCAAACGCGATCGATCTCATCCGCTTTGGAAGGTGTAGGCGCCAAGCTGCTGCGGCAGGTTGATCTCGGCGGCGGGCTGGCGATTGCGCAATGGCGAAACTTCGCCAACAGCCGCCTTTCCTATCGCGATCCCGGACACCACACGGTTAGCCTTTATCTCGATGGTAGCGTGCGCCGCATGGACAACGGGCAGACGGGGATAGGCTCGTCGGGAGCGCTCTGTCTGCTGCCGGCAGACGGCGACAGCGCCTGGCATGTCCTCCGCGACGTCTATTTCTGCCATATCTACATCTCTCAGAGCCGGTTCCAGCGGCTGGCCGGAGAAGTCTTCGATCGCGACAGCCGGACCTTGACGCTTCCCGACTTGAGCTTCTTTTCCGATGGTTTTGTGGCGGACATCATCAACCGGGCGATCCTGCCGAATAACTGGTCAGAAAGCGCCAATCGCCTTTTGCTTGCCCAAGCGGCTGATCTCATCTTGCTCGAAGTGCTGCGCAAGAACGGTCCGGTGCGATCCAGCAGCCTTCTGCTTCAGGGTGGGCTTTCGCCCCATGTCTTGAAACGTATTGTGCAATTGATCGATGCCGATCTTGCCGGCGACCTCAGCCTCGACCGGCTTGCCGCGGAGGCAGGGCTCAGCTCCTATCATTTCGCCCGGATGTTCAAAGCGACGACGGGCCAAACGCCACACCGCTTCGTGCAGGAGCGGCGGCTTGCGGTGGCCTACGAGTTTGTGCGGGCCGGCAAGGCCAGCATCACCGAAATCGCAGCCGCCTGCGGATTCTCCACACCGGCGCACTTCGCCGCAAGCTTCAAGGCAAAGTTCGGCACGAGTCCGTCGGCCATCCGCCTCTGA
- a CDS encoding adenylate/guanylate cyclase domain-containing protein, whose amino-acid sequence MEQRLAAIMAADMAGYSRLMETDEAGTLARLKTHRIELIDPAIAKNKGHIIKTTGDGMLVEFQSVSDAVKCAVEIQQRMKRRNSDVPQDRRIEFRIGINLGDIIFDDQDVFGDGVNIASRIEQLADVGGVCITAAVATQIVDRLEVAIEDLGEKTLKNISRPVHLFRVGLEVSALPAQSDDPDAKRYVAKPSIAVLPFINMSGDPDQEFFADGLTEDIITELSRRHELFVISRNSSFVYKNHAVNAREVAEKLGARYLVEGSVRKIGDRVRVTVQLIDAVNDAHIWADKYDRKLDDIFAIQDEVTGAIVATLPGRVEAAQRDQLERTKPANMAAYECALAAKVLHHRSTTSDNQQAQLLIDRAVTLDPGYAHAHAWRACILGQAWVNGWCEDKDAVWDEIVAALDRALALDDNDADVHRILAAVNVNNNALTTARYHQERALCLNPNYDLVVVQQGELLTWLGRPEEGIEWIRKAMRLNPHHPERFWSHLAKSHFAAHQYGEAIEAFMHLSALDHVQHAFVAACYGWLGDGLAAAGHLKKVRALAPQFDIDAFLATMHYAQESDVQHLREGLVKAEENTDDGR is encoded by the coding sequence ATGGAACAGAGACTAGCCGCGATCATGGCGGCCGACATGGCAGGCTACAGCCGGCTGATGGAGACCGATGAAGCCGGCACGCTCGCTCGCTTGAAAACCCATCGAATCGAGCTGATTGACCCCGCGATTGCCAAGAACAAGGGTCACATCATCAAGACGACGGGCGATGGCATGCTTGTCGAATTCCAGAGTGTCTCCGATGCAGTGAAGTGCGCCGTGGAAATCCAGCAGCGCATGAAGCGGCGCAATTCCGACGTGCCGCAAGATCGGCGGATCGAATTCAGGATCGGGATCAATCTCGGCGACATTATTTTTGACGATCAGGATGTTTTCGGCGACGGTGTGAATATTGCTTCTCGGATCGAGCAATTGGCCGACGTCGGCGGCGTCTGCATCACGGCGGCAGTAGCGACACAAATTGTTGACCGGCTTGAAGTTGCCATCGAGGATTTGGGAGAGAAGACGCTCAAGAACATAAGCCGTCCGGTTCATCTCTTTCGTGTCGGGCTCGAGGTATCTGCCCTGCCCGCTCAGTCGGATGACCCGGATGCGAAACGATATGTCGCGAAACCTTCAATCGCTGTGCTGCCATTTATCAACATGAGCGGTGATCCCGATCAGGAGTTTTTCGCCGACGGTCTCACTGAAGACATCATCACTGAACTTTCCCGCCGTCACGAGTTGTTCGTCATCTCGCGCAACTCGAGCTTCGTCTATAAAAACCACGCTGTGAACGCACGAGAAGTCGCGGAAAAGCTTGGCGCTCGGTACTTGGTGGAGGGAAGCGTTCGCAAGATAGGCGACAGGGTGCGTGTGACCGTCCAGCTCATCGATGCAGTCAACGATGCCCATATCTGGGCCGACAAGTACGATCGCAAGCTTGACGACATATTCGCCATACAGGACGAGGTGACCGGAGCGATCGTGGCCACTTTGCCCGGTCGCGTCGAAGCAGCCCAACGCGACCAGCTCGAACGAACAAAACCGGCGAACATGGCCGCGTACGAGTGCGCGCTTGCCGCCAAGGTGCTGCATCACAGGAGCACTACGTCGGACAACCAGCAGGCGCAGCTGCTCATAGACAGGGCGGTCACGCTTGACCCAGGTTATGCCCACGCCCATGCGTGGCGAGCATGCATTCTGGGCCAAGCTTGGGTCAACGGCTGGTGCGAAGACAAGGATGCTGTTTGGGATGAGATCGTTGCCGCGCTAGATCGGGCGCTGGCGCTGGATGACAACGACGCGGACGTCCACCGAATTTTAGCTGCGGTGAATGTGAACAACAATGCCCTGACCACAGCGCGGTATCACCAGGAGCGCGCGCTTTGCCTCAATCCGAATTATGACTTAGTCGTGGTTCAGCAAGGCGAGCTGTTGACGTGGCTAGGGCGGCCCGAAGAGGGGATAGAATGGATCCGCAAGGCAATGCGGCTCAATCCGCATCACCCCGAGCGGTTTTGGAGCCACCTCGCAAAATCACATTTTGCTGCGCATCAATACGGCGAGGCGATCGAAGCATTCATGCATCTCTCAGCTTTGGATCACGTCCAGCACGCATTCGTCGCTGCATGCTACGGCTGGCTCGGTGATGGACTCGCTGCGGCAGGTCATCTCAAGAAAGTTAGAGCGCTTGCCCCACAATTTGACATAGACGCATTTCTTGCAACGATGCACTATGCTCAGGAATCCGATGTTCAACATCTTCGCGAAGGCCTCGTCAAAGCGGAAGAGAACACAGACGACGGTCGCTAA